One segment of Candidatus Paceibacterota bacterium DNA contains the following:
- a CDS encoding TIGR00730 family Rossman fold protein: MTNSNFEELNSKDFETANRQRIEMIKKEFENGFQFLKDHPLSVTFFGSSQFKEGNKFYEHARKLAQKIVRELNYAILTGGGPGIMEAANRGAIEAGGSSLGLTIDIPTEQATNKFLTEEVNFYYFFTRKVCLSFAAEAYIFYPGGFGTLDECFEILTLVQTGKIHSVPVILVGKEYWKQFDKLIKKFLLNKYGTIEKEDTKLYTIIDDPEEIIKIIGKAPIREGLKCCGEDLVK, encoded by the coding sequence ATGACAAATTCAAATTTTGAAGAACTAAACTCTAAAGATTTTGAGACCGCTAACCGACAGAGGATTGAAATGATAAAAAAAGAATTTGAAAATGGCTTCCAATTCTTGAAAGATCATCCTCTATCCGTAACTTTTTTTGGTTCATCCCAATTTAAAGAAGGAAATAAATTTTACGAACATGCGAGAAAATTGGCCCAAAAAATAGTTCGGGAGCTTAATTATGCCATTCTGACCGGTGGCGGTCCGGGTATTATGGAGGCCGCGAACAGAGGCGCGATTGAAGCTGGTGGTTCATCTTTAGGTCTCACAATTGATATACCAACCGAACAAGCAACTAATAAATTTTTAACTGAAGAAGTCAATTTTTATTATTTTTTTACCAGAAAGGTTTGTCTATCCTTTGCCGCCGAGGCCTACATTTTTTACCCGGGCGGATTTGGAACCCTCGACGAGTGTTTTGAAATTTTGACCTTGGTGCAGACCGGCAAAATTCATTCAGTACCGGTAATTTTGGTCGGTAAAGAGTACTGGAAACAGTTTGATAAATTAATTAAGAAGTTTCTGTTAAATAAGTATGGAACGATTGAGAAGGAAGATACAAAACTCTACACTATCATAGATGATCCAGAAGAAATTATAAAAATTATCGGAAAGGCCCCTATCCGTGAAGGTTTGAAATGTTGTGGAGAAGATTTAGTAAAATAA
- a CDS encoding glycogen/starch synthase: MTKKGLKIVHVSSEVEPFSKSGGLASVASALPKAQSILGHDVLVVTPFYEKLINRKEFGLEEIGSDVLEISGKTYEVSYLKGYLNDKTPIFFISNSRFFGKRQNLYGAKKENTRFFFFDLAVLAFLRKINYQPDILHCHDWHTGLIPYFLKGRFKNENFWKNTATVFTIHNLAYQLGHDWWTITAKKKDNGRIILPAFSDSRRVETINFAKRAILSADTVNAVSETYREEIMTKDFGEELHRILKNREETVFGVVNGIDYEEYNPSTDPGLYNNFDAKNPEAKKANKTWLQKFLRFKVDNDTPLICMTSRIVEQKGFELVLEILPTILKADIQIAIMGDGQKSIVESLKKIKKQFPKKIAVIPFNVKYETSLYAGSDIFLLPSRFEPCGINQLIALRYGSIPVVHHIGGLADTIHNFNPEKKTGNGFTFKEYSPIALAMAIARILEVYKQKSIWNNLLVSVLQESHSWKIPAQKYVELYKSTIRRTRSKNKNL; the protein is encoded by the coding sequence ATGACTAAAAAAGGGTTGAAGATAGTTCACGTTTCTTCTGAAGTGGAACCATTTTCAAAAAGTGGGGGCCTAGCGAGTGTTGCTTCCGCCCTTCCGAAAGCCCAAAGTATTCTTGGTCACGACGTTTTGGTGGTTACTCCCTTTTATGAAAAATTGATAAACAGAAAGGAGTTTGGTCTTGAAGAAATTGGTAGTGATGTTTTGGAAATAAGTGGCAAGACTTATGAAGTCTCGTATTTAAAAGGTTACCTGAACGATAAAACCCCGATATTTTTCATTAGCAACAGCCGTTTTTTTGGCAAAAGACAGAATCTTTACGGCGCCAAAAAAGAAAATACCCGTTTTTTCTTTTTTGATTTGGCGGTTTTGGCTTTTCTGCGGAAAATAAATTACCAACCGGATATCTTACATTGCCACGATTGGCACACTGGTCTCATACCATATTTTTTAAAAGGCAGATTTAAGAATGAGAATTTTTGGAAGAATACCGCAACGGTTTTTACTATTCATAACCTTGCTTACCAGCTCGGCCATGATTGGTGGACAATCACGGCGAAAAAGAAGGATAATGGAAGAATAATTCTACCAGCATTTTCCGATTCGAGAAGGGTGGAAACCATCAACTTTGCCAAGAGGGCTATTTTGTCGGCTGACACAGTAAATGCCGTTTCTGAAACTTATCGTGAGGAAATTATGACCAAAGATTTCGGCGAGGAGCTTCACAGAATTTTGAAAAATCGTGAAGAAACTGTATTTGGTGTAGTCAATGGAATAGATTACGAAGAATATAACCCCTCAACTGATCCTGGACTTTACAATAATTTTGATGCTAAAAATCCGGAGGCCAAGAAGGCCAATAAAACCTGGCTTCAAAAATTTTTAAGATTTAAAGTCGATAACGACACACCGCTTATTTGCATGACCTCAAGGATTGTGGAACAAAAGGGCTTTGAGTTGGTTTTAGAGATTTTGCCAACAATCCTAAAAGCTGATATCCAAATCGCAATTATGGGCGACGGCCAGAAGTCTATTGTGGAATCTTTGAAGAAAATTAAAAAACAATTTCCCAAAAAAATTGCGGTGATACCTTTTAACGTAAAATACGAAACCTCACTTTATGCCGGTTCGGATATCTTTCTTTTGCCATCCAGATTTGAACCGTGCGGAATTAATCAGCTTATTGCTCTTCGCTACGGTTCAATACCCGTCGTTCATCACATCGGTGGTTTGGCCGACACCATTCACAATTTTAATCCGGAGAAAAAAACCGGTAACGGATTTACTTTCAAGGAATACAGTCCGATTGCTCTGGCAATGGCAATTGCCAGGATTTTAGAAGTTTATAAACAGAAATCAATCTGGAATAATCTTTTAGTGTCAGTCTTGCAAGAATCTCACTCTTGGAAGATACCGGCCCAAAAATATGTTGAGCTTTATAAATCAACAATCCGCCGAACCAGATCAAAAAATAAAAACCTATGA
- a CDS encoding polysaccharide deacetylase family protein: protein MITWVNFLHLHQPPLQAPEILKKVSEESYKEIISIFNKFPEVKMTLNISGSLLELFQKNNQTEIIKAFKELVSSGRIEITSSAIYHPILPLISESEVLNQIRLNREKLEEVFGATHHPKGFFLPEMAYSQEVAKLVESAGFSWLILDEIHYPLGKPNSSSSYRIKGTGLKVVFRNRIFSKSFPPESIIKNFNELENQILITAHDGEMYGHWHKDDQGFTDKVFANPAIKTITVSEYLESLTTKAEEIEPLRASWESDLSEIKRDLPYAIWQNPKNKIQKKLWDFENQAYSILQENKEDPNWKWAKKHYDRGISSCAWWWASGRKLDAFSPIAWNPTEIEKGALEILRSVRSLDKLDLKTHLKLEKKFADLRKIIWLQHWQQKHKKKD, encoded by the coding sequence ATGATTACTTGGGTAAATTTTCTCCATTTGCACCAGCCACCTCTGCAGGCGCCAGAAATTTTGAAAAAAGTTTCTGAAGAAAGCTACAAGGAGATTATTTCTATTTTTAATAAATTTCCTGAAGTGAAAATGACCTTAAACATCTCTGGTTCGCTCTTGGAACTATTTCAGAAAAACAACCAAACGGAAATCATAAAAGCTTTTAAGGAATTAGTTTCTTCTGGTCGGATTGAGATTACGAGCTCGGCCATATATCACCCGATTTTACCGCTTATTTCGGAGTCAGAAGTCTTAAACCAGATAAGGTTAAACCGAGAAAAATTAGAAGAAGTTTTCGGCGCTACACATCACCCAAAGGGATTTTTTTTGCCGGAGATGGCATATAGCCAAGAAGTCGCAAAATTGGTCGAGTCGGCCGGATTTTCCTGGTTGATTCTGGACGAAATTCATTATCCTCTCGGCAAACCAAATTCCTCAAGCTCATACAGAATAAAAGGAACTGGTCTTAAGGTCGTCTTTCGAAATAGAATCTTTTCAAAAAGTTTTCCGCCCGAATCAATAATCAAAAATTTTAATGAACTAGAAAACCAGATTTTAATAACCGCTCATGATGGCGAAATGTATGGTCACTGGCACAAGGACGACCAAGGTTTTACTGACAAAGTGTTTGCTAATCCGGCAATAAAAACTATAACCGTCTCCGAGTATCTTGAATCTTTGACAACAAAGGCGGAAGAGATTGAGCCACTAAGGGCAAGTTGGGAGTCAGACCTTTCGGAAATCAAGAGGGATTTGCCTTATGCCATCTGGCAAAATCCGAAAAATAAAATCCAGAAAAAACTCTGGGATTTTGAAAATCAGGCTTACTCAATTCTGCAAGAAAACAAAGAGGATCCAAACTGGAAATGGGCAAAAAAACATTACGATAGAGGAATATCAAGTTGCGCTTGGTGGTGGGCTTCCGGAAGAAAACTAGACGCTTTTTCTCCTATTGCTTGGAATCCGACAGAAATTGAAAAAGGCGCTTTAGAAATTTTGCGTTCTGTTAGATCTTTGGATAAACTTGATTTGAAAACCCACCTTAAATTGGAGAAAAAATTTGCAGATTTAAGAAAAATAATTTGGCTTCAACATTGGCAACAAAAACACAAAAAGAAAGATTAA
- a CDS encoding alpha-amylase family glycosyl hydrolase — protein MKNLKENDNYKWYHKSVVYHIYTRSFKDSNKDGVGDLRGIIDRLDYLAGSEKSLGIGAIWLSPFYKSPQVDYGYDISDYKDIDPMFGDLETFKTLVKECHKKNIRIIIDFVINHTSSEHKWFKESRSSRENSKRDWYIWRDPKPDGSPPNNWRSVFGGPAWTLDEKTGQYYFHSFLPEQPDLNWRYEEVQEEMKQVGRFWLDMGVDGFRIDAIEHLIEDSYLRDDPRNPDYVPLRDDPYLLNEHLFSKSQKDLSYCINALCELISEYPDRFIVSEAYVDIPKIVSLYQACEQKVHAPFNFNLMGKRWSATEYRQFVDEFEKALSPNDWPNYVFGNHDRSRLVSRLGEKRARVVAVLLLTLRGMPFIYYGDEIGMADVEISLEKIKDPFAKKLGETRYSRDPERTPMQWSREKYAGFSEVEPWLPVSPDFEKKNVEEELKDPSSILNLYRSLIGFRNKTPALQYGTYKSLDTLSSEIFSYVREYECQKILIILNFSDKEVEETIPFKELKFICSTYGEIFRVGDNPSGKVSLRPNEGCIFEVLN, from the coding sequence ATGAAAAATCTAAAAGAGAATGATAATTACAAATGGTATCACAAGTCGGTGGTCTATCATATTTATACCAGAAGCTTTAAAGACTCAAACAAAGATGGGGTGGGTGATTTAAGGGGTATTATTGATAGATTAGATTATCTTGCCGGTAGTGAAAAATCTTTGGGAATCGGCGCAATCTGGCTTTCGCCTTTTTATAAATCTCCACAAGTTGACTACGGCTATGATATTTCTGATTACAAAGATATAGATCCAATGTTTGGTGACCTTGAAACTTTTAAAACTCTAGTAAAAGAGTGTCACAAAAAAAACATCCGAATTATAATAGATTTTGTAATCAATCACACATCTTCCGAACACAAGTGGTTTAAAGAATCCCGATCTTCGCGGGAAAATTCTAAAAGAGATTGGTATATTTGGCGCGATCCAAAACCGGACGGCTCTCCGCCCAATAACTGGCGCTCTGTTTTTGGTGGACCAGCTTGGACTCTTGATGAAAAAACCGGTCAGTATTACTTTCATAGCTTTCTGCCTGAACAACCGGATTTAAATTGGCGTTATGAAGAAGTCCAAGAAGAAATGAAGCAGGTAGGAAGATTTTGGCTTGATATGGGGGTAGACGGTTTTCGGATTGATGCGATTGAGCATTTGATAGAAGACAGCTATCTGCGCGATGACCCAAGAAATCCAGATTATGTGCCACTACGCGATGACCCATATCTTTTAAATGAACATCTTTTCAGCAAAAGCCAGAAAGATTTGAGTTATTGTATAAATGCTTTATGTGAACTAATCAGCGAATACCCCGACAGATTTATTGTCAGTGAGGCCTATGTTGATATTCCTAAAATTGTCTCTCTTTATCAGGCCTGCGAGCAAAAGGTTCACGCACCTTTTAATTTTAATTTGATGGGAAAACGTTGGTCAGCCACAGAATATCGTCAATTTGTTGATGAATTTGAAAAAGCCCTGTCGCCAAACGATTGGCCAAATTATGTTTTTGGAAATCATGATCGTTCGCGTCTGGTATCCCGCCTCGGAGAGAAGAGGGCTAGGGTCGTGGCGGTTTTGCTTTTGACACTGCGTGGTATGCCTTTTATCTATTACGGTGATGAAATTGGTATGGCTGATGTTGAAATTTCTCTAGAAAAAATAAAAGACCCATTTGCTAAAAAATTGGGCGAAACCAGATATAGTCGCGACCCAGAACGGACACCAATGCAGTGGAGTAGAGAGAAATATGCCGGTTTTTCAGAAGTTGAGCCGTGGTTGCCGGTTTCGCCGGACTTTGAGAAAAAAAATGTCGAAGAAGAGCTCAAAGACCCAAGTTCAATTTTAAATCTTTATCGCTCTTTGATAGGTTTCAGAAATAAGACGCCGGCTTTGCAATATGGAACTTATAAATCTTTGGATACTTTGTCCTCGGAAATATTCTCTTATGTTAGAGAATATGAATGTCAGAAGATTTTGATAATACTAAATTTTTCTGATAAAGAAGTTGAGGAAACTATACCTTTTAAAGAACTAAAATTTATTTGCTCCACTTACGGGGAAATCTTTAGGGTTGGCGACAATCCTTCTGGTAAGGTGAGTTTGAGACCAAACGAGGGCTGTATTTTTGAGGTTTTGAACTAA
- a CDS encoding glycoside hydrolase family 57 protein: MATKTQKERLKKRILFPSICLYLQIHQPFRITGEKVNYFKDSKKNEISNKKIFEKVCRKSYLPAGKILLKILKKHKDFHFSISFSGLALEQMEKFSPEALMVFKKMHETGRMEILSETYHHSLAFFYSKREFEKQVSMHRQKIKKLFNADPKVFRNTELAYNNDLAVWAEKKGYAGILAEGWEEYIGSCGPNYVYQPKDTEKIRLLLRNYKFSDDIAFRFSEPSWPGWPLDASKFANCLGKDGGETINIFLDFETFGEHQYQETGIFNFLTELPIEILKRNGKFRTASQTISFFKPKAKIDVPKILTWADSERDLSAWNGNKMQKDALRVVYGLEKNISSVKNRNVVKDWRRLQTSDHFYYMSTKGLDDGGIHDYFSPHKNPQKAYKIFIKTIKNLALRIKKKNSS; the protein is encoded by the coding sequence TTGGCAACAAAAACACAAAAAGAAAGATTAAAAAAACGGATTTTGTTTCCGTCTATTTGCCTTTATCTGCAAATTCATCAGCCGTTTAGGATTACTGGAGAAAAAGTTAACTATTTCAAAGATAGTAAAAAAAACGAAATAAGTAATAAAAAAATTTTTGAAAAGGTTTGCCGTAAATCATATCTACCAGCTGGCAAAATATTGCTAAAAATCCTAAAAAAACACAAAGATTTTCATTTCTCCATCTCTTTTTCCGGTTTAGCTTTGGAACAAATGGAAAAATTTTCCCCAGAAGCTTTGATGGTTTTTAAAAAAATGCACGAAACTGGACGGATGGAAATTTTATCAGAAACTTATCATCACTCTCTGGCCTTTTTTTATTCCAAAAGAGAATTTGAAAAGCAAGTTTCAATGCACCGCCAAAAAATTAAAAAACTTTTTAATGCTGACCCGAAAGTTTTCAGAAATACGGAGTTGGCCTACAACAATGATTTGGCGGTCTGGGCTGAAAAAAAAGGTTATGCTGGAATCTTGGCCGAAGGATGGGAGGAGTATATTGGGAGTTGTGGTCCAAATTATGTTTATCAACCAAAAGACACGGAAAAGATTAGATTGCTTTTGAGGAACTATAAATTTTCAGATGACATTGCTTTTCGCTTTTCTGAACCGAGTTGGCCAGGATGGCCACTAGACGCGTCGAAATTTGCAAATTGTTTGGGAAAAGATGGGGGAGAGACGATAAATATTTTCTTAGACTTTGAAACTTTCGGTGAACATCAATACCAGGAAACCGGAATATTTAACTTTCTTACAGAATTGCCGATAGAAATATTAAAAAGAAACGGTAAATTTAGAACAGCAAGTCAAACAATTTCCTTTTTTAAGCCGAAAGCTAAAATTGATGTTCCGAAGATTTTAACATGGGCTGATTCAGAGAGAGATTTATCGGCCTGGAATGGAAATAAAATGCAAAAAGATGCGTTGAGAGTAGTTTATGGTTTAGAAAAAAATATTTCGTCTGTAAAAAATAGAAACGTTGTCAAGGATTGGCGAAGACTTCAAACTTCTGACCATTTTTATTATATGTCAACCAAAGGTCTTGATGATGGAGGAATACATGATTATTTTAGTCCTCATAAAAATCCACAAAAAGCTTACAAAATTTTTATAAAAACCATAAAAAATTTAGCTTTAAGAATTAAGAAAAAAAATAGTAGTTAA
- a CDS encoding 4a-hydroxytetrahydrobiopterin dehydratase: MLKNKKCIPCENGRGLLNSLEINNFLKEIPDWGLSGDGKKIEKKIEFENFPKALEFVNKVGKIAEDEGHHPDILIFNWNKVKISISTHSVGGLTENDFILASKIG; encoded by the coding sequence GTGTTAAAAAATAAAAAATGTATTCCTTGCGAGAACGGTAGGGGGTTGTTAAATTCTCTTGAGATAAATAATTTTCTAAAAGAAATACCAGACTGGGGGCTCTCGGGAGATGGCAAAAAAATAGAAAAAAAAATTGAATTTGAAAATTTTCCAAAAGCGCTGGAATTCGTCAATAAAGTTGGAAAAATCGCTGAAGACGAGGGCCATCACCCGGACATTCTGATTTTTAATTGGAATAAAGTCAAAATTTCAATCTCTACTCATTCAGTCGGCGGTTTGACTGAAAACGATTTTATATTGGCTTCAAAAATTGGATAA